The Flavobacterium commune genome contains the following window.
TGAAGATGTTCACATCAACGCAACAACTGGTAGTACTGGTGCGGGAGTTGGTTTAGCTGCTACCTCACATTTTAGCTGGAGAAACAACAATTTATCTCACTACAAAGTATTTGAGCACCAACATTTGGGCGAAATCAACCAAAGCATCAATCAATTGCAAGCGGATTACTCTGATGAATTAATTTTTATACCAAACAGAGGGGATTTTCCAAGAGGGATTTTTGCCACTTTATATACAAAATCGGAAGAATGTTTAGAAGATTTGGTTGCTAAATACGAAGCTTTTTATGCTGACCAACCTTTTGTAACGGTTACTACTACTAACATCAACATGAAACAAGTAGTACAAACGAACAAATGTATTATTAGTTTATTGAAAAAAGGAAACCGGGTTTTAATTACTTCAATAATTGATAATTTACTCAAAGGCGCCTCTGGTCAGGCTGTTCAAAACATGAATTTAATGTTTGGACTGGAAGAGACTACAGGATTGCATTTGAAACCAAGCGGATTCTAAAAAAAGTTTGTCGTTTATAGTTTTTGGTTTTATTCAACAACTATAAACGACAAACCAAAAACAACAAACTAAAAAATAAAAAAATGAACTTATTTGACGTTTACCCATTATACCCTATCACGCCTGTAAAAGCTTTAGATTGCACGATTACAGACGATAAAGGAATCGAATATTTAGATTTATACTCTGGTCACGGAGTAATTTCTATTGGACATACACAACCGGATTATGTTGCTAAAGTGAAAGAGCAACTGGATAATTTGAGTTTTTACTCAAATGCGATTCAGAATCCATTACAAGTAGAATTAGCCGAAAAATTAGGAAAAGCTTCCGGCTTAACTGATTTTAGCTTATTCCTTTGTAGTTCTGGTGCTGAAGCCAATGAAAATGCTTTGAAAGTAGCTTCTTTCCACACGAACAAATCAAGAGTAATTGCTTTTGACAATTCATTTCACGGAAGAACTTCTGCAGCCGTTGCTGTAACCGACAACAAAAAAATTGTAGCACCATTAAACGCGCAACAAGTTGTTACTTTCCTGCCTTTGAACCAAATTGATTTGGTAGAAGCAGAATTGAAAAAAGGCGATGTTTGTGCTGTAATCATCGAACCAATTCAAGGTGTTGGTGGTTTAGATCAAGGAACAACGGAGTTCTTTCAAGCTTTGGAAAAAGCCTGTGCAGCCCATGATGTAGTTTTAATTTTAGACGAAGTACAATCAGGTTACGGAAGAAGCGGAAAATTCTTTGCTTTCCAACACCACGGAATCAATCCGGATATTGTAACTACTGCTAAAGGAATGGGGAACGGTTTCCCTATTGGAGGGGTTTTGATTTCTCCTAAATTCCAGGCAAGCTACGGATTATTAGGAACTACTTTCGGCGGAAGTCATTTGGCTTGTGCTGCCGGTATTGCCGTTTTGGATGTTATCGAAAGTAAAAACTTGATAGAAAACACCAACAAAGTATCAGAATACTTTTTTGAAGCGATTAAAGTAATTCCTGAAATCATCAAAGTAAAAGGAAGAGGATTGATGTTAGGAGTTGAATTTGACTTTGACGTGAGTGCTTTGAGAAAGAAAATGATTATTGAAAAATACATTTTTACAGGTGGAGCTAACAATAAAAACTTATTGAGAATTCTTCCACCATTAACGATCACTACTGCTGCAATTGACGCATTTATCGTTGCATTACAGGAATCATTAGCCGAATTAAAAGCATAAGTTTTTTTAAACTTAAAAAATAAAACAAAATGAGTACTATTTTATCCATAGAAAAAAGAAACGCTGTATTGACTACGATGGCGGCTCTTTTAGAACAAGAAAGAGAAGCTTTGAAAGCCATCAATCAACAAGATTTAGCCAATTATAACGGTGAAGATTTGGCTATGGAAAAACGGCTACTCGTTGACGATGCCAAAGTAGACGGAATGATTCTTTCTGTGAAGCAATTGGCTGGTCAGGAAGATCCTGTGGGGCAGGTTCGCTATGAATTCACCCATGAAAACGGAATGAAAATCAGCAACAAGACTGCTGCTTTTGGAACAATTTTGATTATCTATGAATCCCGTCCGGACGTAACAGTAGAAGCTGGTGGAATCGCATTCAAATCAGGAAATAAAATTTTATTGAAAGGTGGAAAAGAATCGTTGCTTTCGAACCAAAAAATTGTGAGCCTTTGGCACCAAGCCTTAGAAAGCAATGGCGTAAGTACGGATTGGGTGGAGTATTTGAATTATGACAGAGTTCAAACCCAGGCTTTTCTTGAAAAACCAACGCAAAGAGTCGATTTAATTGTACCTCGTGGTGGTGAAAAACTGATTGAATTCACTAAAAAACACGCCAGTTGTCCTGTGATTGTAAGCGGTCGAGGGAATAATTTTGTGTATGTAAATGCCGATGCTGATTTAGATAAAGCGATGGCAATTATCATTAACGGAAAAACTTCAAACATATCAGTTTGTAATGCTTTAGATAAAGTTTTAATTGATACTAATGTTCCAAATTGGGAAGGTTTTGCTAATGAATTGGTAGCCAAACTAAAAGCATACAACGTAACTATTTTAGGTGATGATGCTTTTGCAAAAGCAACTCAGGTGCCTGCAATAGAAAACGATTTGATTTGGTACGAAGAGTTTTTGGATTACAAAATTGTCATTGGAACAATCGATTCTAAACAAGAAGCGATTGCTAAAATCAACAAATATTGTGGCGGACATTCGGCTTCAATTATTACCGAAGACAAAGCCATTGCACAAGAATTTATGGAAAACATTGATGCTTCATCCGTTTATCACAACGCTTCTACCCGTTTCACCGATGGAGGGCAATTTGGTTTAGGCGGGGAATTAGCCATCAGTACGGATAAATTACACCAACGTGGACCAATTGGTTTACAACATTTGGTAACCAATAAATGGTATATTTACGGAGACGGACAAGTTAGATAGCAGAAACCAGATTTCAGTTTGCAGTAATCCGTTGTCAGTTCGAGCGAAGTCGAGAACAAAAATGATTTAAGATTTTTGATTACAGATTTAAAACCCAAACTGTAAAAAATATAAACATGACTTTGTGAACTTTTTTACAAAGTAAAAGAATAAAAAACTTTGTGCACTTTGCGATTACTTAGTGTCCCCTGCCTGTCGGCAGACAGGTTTGTGGTTAAAAAAAGCCCTTTGCGGTTAAAAAAACATGGCAAAAAAAAGAATTTTATTAAAATTAGGAAGCAATACGCTAACCAAAGAAACCAATCATATTTCGAGAGGAAAGATTGAAGACATTGGTATGCAAATAGCCGCCTTAAACGATGAATACGAATTTATCATTGTGAGTTCAGGTGCTATTGCTGCGGCAAAACAATTTGTAAAGTTAGACAATAACGACAAAGATGTTTTTGTAAAACAAGCTTTAGCCTCTATTGGTCAGCCTCATTTGATGCGGATTTACAATGAAAACTTCAAGGATTTAGGATTAAATACTTCGCAGTGTTTGCTTTCTTATTCTGATTTCGAAAAAGAACAAACCCGAAAAAACATTGTCAATACCATCAACGTATTAGTTAAAAACAATTACATCCCCATTATCAACGAAAACGATACGGTAGCCACGGATGAAATTAAATTTGGTGACAACGATAAATTAGCCGCTTTGGCCGCTGTTTTATTAAAAGTAGATATTTTGATAATTGCCACCAATACCGACGGTTTTTACACTAAAGAATCAATGGACAAAGGAACTCCGGAAACAATTTTATCAGTAAAAGAGTTGAAGGATTTGGAAAAAGAAATTGGAGATTCTAAATCGTCACACGGAACAGGCGGAATGCAATCAAAAATAGAAGCCGTAGCCATCGCAAAAGAAGCTAATATTGAAACCTGGATTATCAATGGTTTGAAAGATAATTTTATCTTAAATGCCTTGAAAAATGAAATTGCATTTACAAAGATTATATAATTCTAGGACACGGATTATACAGATTCGCTAAAGCGAAAACGCTGATAAAACAGATTTTCTAAAATGGAATTATTACACGAAGAATTAACAAACCTAATTATTAAAACTTTTTATGAAGTTTATAATGAATTGGGTTATGGATTTCTAGAAAAAGTGTATCAAAATTCTTTGTATCTGGAATTAAAAAACAAAGGGCTTAAAGTTGAACCTCAAAAAAGAATTCCTGTTTTTTATAAAGGAACTGAAGTTGGAGAATATTTCGCTGATTTAATGGTCGAAGATAAAATTATACTCGAATTGAAAGCAGCTGATTACATTGTAAAAGAATTTGAAAATCAAATTCTAAACTATTTAAGAGCTACAGACTGTGAAGTTGGTCTTCTTTTAAACTTTGGAAAAAAACCAGAATTCAAACGAAAAATATTTGAAAATGACAGAAAATAAAATCCGTACTTTTGCTTCAGCAAATCTAAAATAATCTGCTCTTATCTGTGACTTCGCGATAGCGAATCCGTTTAATAAGCGTACAATTAACAAAAAATACAACAATCCGCTTTTATCTGTGTCTTCGCGATAGCGAATCCGTTTAATCAGCGTACAAATAAATAAAGAACAATGAACTTTATATCCATACAAAACATCGATTCACTTGACAAATGGGTGAAACAAGCGTTAAAAATCAAAAAAAATCCGCTTAAGAATAAAAAACTGGGAAAAAACAAAACCTTAGGGATGTTGTTTTTCAACTCTAGTTTGAGAACCCGTTTGAGTACGCAAAAAGCGGCTATGAATTTGGGAATGAACGTGATTGTAATGAATTTTAACAGCGAAGGATGGACTTTGGAATTCCAGGATGGAGTTGTTATGGATCAAGGTTCATCGGAACACATCAAGGAAGCCGCAGCAGTTGTTTCTCAATATTGCGATATCATCGCGATTAGAGCTTTTGCAGGATTGGTTGATAAAGAAAAAGACAATGCCGAAACCGTAATTTCCGGTTTCTTAAAATATGCTTCTGTACCGGTTGTAAACATGGAAAGTGCTACGGGACACCCAATGCAATCCCTTGCCGACGCAATTACAATGGCAGAACACAAAACCAAACACAGAGCAAAAGTAGTTTTAACCTGGGCTCCACATCCTAGAGCTTTGCCTCAGGCTGTTCCAAACTCTTTTGTAGAAATGATGCAAAAGCAGGAAAATATGGATTTTGTAATTACGCATCCTGAAGGCTACGAATTGAATCCGGAAATCACCAAAGATTCCAAAATCGAATACGATCAAAATAAGGCTTTCGAAAATGCTGATTTTATCTATGCTAAAAACTGGAGTAATTATAAAGAATACGGAAAAATTACTAATTCTGACCCAAATTGGACCGTTACTGCTGAGAAAATGGCTTTAACTAATAATGCTAAATTCATGCACTGTTTGCCTGTTAGAAGAAATGTAATTGTTACTGACGAAGTAATTGACAGCGAAAATTCTGTTGTCATCGAACAAGCAAATAACAGAACCTATTCTGCTCAATTAGTTTTGCAAAAAATATTGGAAAATGGAAAAAAGTAAGCAATCCTTATCCATCATAAAAATTGGTGGAAACATCATAGATAATCCAACGGAATTAGCTCATTTTTTAGCAGATTTTTCTAAGATTGAAGGAAATAAAATTTTGGTTCACGGTGGCGGAAAATCGGCTACTAAAATGGCGCAAAGTATTGGTTTAGTTCCTCAGATGATTGACGGACGAAGAATTACCGATAAACCTATGCTTGACGTAGTGGTGATGATTTATGCCGGAGAAATCAACAAAAATGTTGTTGCTCAATTACAGGCTCATAACACCAATGCAATGGGATTTTCAGGAGCTGACGGGAATTTAATTCAATCTACTAAAAGAGACCATCCAACGATTGATTACGGTTTTGTAGGCGATGTTCAAAAAGTGAATACTCCTTTATTGGAAACCTTAATCAATAGCGGAATTGTTCCTGTTTTCTGTGCTATTACACACGATAAAAACGGACAATTATTAAACACTAATGCCGATACAATTGCGAGCGAATTAGCCATAGCAGCATCGGAAGTTTTTGAAGTAACCTTGAACTATTGTTTCGAAAAAGCGGGAGTTTTAACCGATGTTGAAGATGAAAATTCGGTTATTCGCCAAATCAATTCTGCTCTTTATTCGCAATTAAAAGAAGAAGGAGCCATTCATTCGGGAATGATTCCTAAATTGGATAACTGTTTCAATAGTTTGTCTAAAGGAGTTCAAAAAATTAAAATTGGCCATCACAGAATGTTGAAAAACTCAGAGGCAATTTGTACGAGTATAGAATTATAATTAATTTGCCACAAAGACGCCAAGACACAAAGAAATAATTTAAAACTTTGCGACTTTGTCTCTTCGTAGCAAAAAAATAAAATATGAAAAACATAGAAACTCTTATACAAGAAGCCATTGCGTTATTAAAATCACTGATTCAGACGCCTTCATTTTCGAGTGAAGAAGAGCAAACAGCACTTTTAATCGAAAATTGGTTTACTCAGAATAACATTCCTTTCGAAAGAGAAAACAATAATGTTTGGGCTTACAATAAACATTTTGATAAATCCAAACCGACACTTTTACTCAATTCGCACCACGATACTGTGAGACCAAACCAGGGTTATACTAACGATCCATTTGAAGCAAAAGTAGAAGACGGAAAATTATTTGGTCTGGGAAGTAACGATGCCGGAGGATGTTTAGTTTCGCTAATTGCCACATTTACTCATTTTTATGCCAATGAAAACCTGCCTTACAATATTGTAGTTGCAGCTACCGCAGAGGAAGAAAGCAGCGGAAAAAATGGTTTGAATAGTATTCTAAAACATTTACCGGAACTGGAATGTGCCATTGTTGGTGAACCAACCTTAATGCAATTAGCCGTAGCCGAAAAAGGATTATTGGTATTAGATGTGGTTGTTAAAGGGACGGCAAGTCACGCTGCACACAACAATCCTGACAATCCTATTTACAATGCCATGCCGGTAATTGAATGGTTTAAAAGCTATCAATTTGAGAAAATATCTGAGGTTTTAGGACCTGTAAAAATGACTGTAACCCAGGTTACCGCCGGAAAGCAACACAATGTTGTTCCTGCTGAATGTCATTTGGTTGTCGATATTCGTGTGAATGATTGCTACAACAATACCGAAATTTTAGACACAGTAAGAGCAAACGTAAATGCTGAAGTGACTCCACGCTCCATGCACTTAAACGCTTCATCAATCCCAGTTTCACACGGATTGGTACAAGCAGGAATCGCTTTGGGAAGAACCACTTATGGCTCACCTACCCTTTCGGATCAATCGGTTTTATATTGCAAGTCTTTAAAACTGGGGCCAGGAGAAAGCTTACGCTCACACTCGGCTAACGAATTTATATATGTAAACGAAATAGAAGAAGGAATCGAATTGTATATCAAAATACTAACTGATTTTTTTAATAATATTAAGTAGCTAATCCCGCTATTCGCTACAATCTTTTATTTTTTAAAGAAAAAAATAAAAGGATTTTCGCTGCTATCGGGGCAAAAAAATAAAAACTTTGCGAATCCCTGAGTGTTCTCAGTGTATCTCTGCAAAACAAAAAACAGAATTATGAAACTTTGGGAAAAAGGAATACCAACAGATAAACAAATCGATTTATTTACTGTTGGAAACGATCGTGAATTAGATTTGATTTTGGCCAAACATGATGTTACAGGAAATATAGCTCAGGCAAAAATGCTTGCTAAAATCGGCTTGATTACCCATCAGGAATGTGAAGATTTACTAGGTGCATTGGCAGAAATTCAGGAAGATATCAAAGCTGGAAATTTTACTATCGAAGATTCATTTGAAGATGTACATTCAAAAGTTGAATATTTACTTACCCAAAAAGTAGGCGATGCCGGAAAAAAAATACACACCGCCCGTTCTCGTAATGATCAGGTTTTAGTGGATATGAACCTGTACTTAAAAGAAGAAGTTCTACAATTAAAACAGCAAGTAAAAGCACTTTTTGATTTATTGATGGCTTCTGCCGAAAAATACCAAAACGTATTACTACCAGGTTATACACATTTACAAATTGCAATGCCTAGTTCATTTGGAATGTGGTTTTCTGCTTATGCCGAAAGTCTAATCGACGATATGAGTATGCTTAATGCTGCTTTAAAAGTAGTAGATCAAAATCCGTTGGGTTCTGCTGCAGGATATGGTAGCTCCTTCCCTATTGACAGAACTTTTACCACAAAAGAAATGGGTTTTAGCACTTTAAAATACAATTCCGTTGCGGCACAAATGAGTCGTGGAAAATCTGAGAAAACAGTTTCTTTTGCAATGGCAAGTGTTGCAGGTACGCTTTCAAAATTTGCTTATGACGTCTGTTTATATATGAGCCAGAATTTTGATTTTATTGGTTTACCGGCAAATCTGACTACAGGATCCAGCATTATGCCTCATAAAAAAAATCCTGATGTATTTGAGTTAATTCGTGGAAAATGCAACAAGATTCAGTCATTACCATATGAATTAACCTTAATTACCAATAACCTACCAAGTGGTTACCACAGAGATTTACAACTTTTAAAAGAAGGTGTTTTCCCTGCGATTCAAAACTTAAAAGCCTGTTTGGATATTGCTATTTTCTCCATTCCGGATATTAAAGTAAAAGAAAATATTTTAGAGGATAAAAAATACGATTATCTATTTACTGTAGATACTTTGAACGAAATGGTTTCGGCTGGAATCCCATTTAGAGATGCCTACAAAGAAGTAGCTTTGCAAATTGAAGCCGGAAATTACAAATCACCAAAAGCAACAAAACATTCACACGAAGGAAGTATTAATAATCTTTGCTTGAATGAGATTAAAGAAAAAATGAATCTGGCTTATTAAAAGAGAGATTTATTCAAATAAAAAAGGACACTATCCCAAAAAGTGTGTAAGTTGAAAAGTTAAGGCTTCGTTTTTATAATCGGAGCCTTTTTTCAAATATAAGGGTAAATTGGTTTAAAACAATTCCCC
Protein-coding sequences here:
- the proB gene encoding glutamate 5-kinase, yielding MAKKRILLKLGSNTLTKETNHISRGKIEDIGMQIAALNDEYEFIIVSSGAIAAAKQFVKLDNNDKDVFVKQALASIGQPHLMRIYNENFKDLGLNTSQCLLSYSDFEKEQTRKNIVNTINVLVKNNYIPIINENDTVATDEIKFGDNDKLAALAAVLLKVDILIIATNTDGFYTKESMDKGTPETILSVKELKDLEKEIGDSKSSHGTGGMQSKIEAVAIAKEANIETWIINGLKDNFILNALKNEIAFTKII
- a CDS encoding aspartate aminotransferase family protein encodes the protein MNLFDVYPLYPITPVKALDCTITDDKGIEYLDLYSGHGVISIGHTQPDYVAKVKEQLDNLSFYSNAIQNPLQVELAEKLGKASGLTDFSLFLCSSGAEANENALKVASFHTNKSRVIAFDNSFHGRTSAAVAVTDNKKIVAPLNAQQVVTFLPLNQIDLVEAELKKGDVCAVIIEPIQGVGGLDQGTTEFFQALEKACAAHDVVLILDEVQSGYGRSGKFFAFQHHGINPDIVTTAKGMGNGFPIGGVLISPKFQASYGLLGTTFGGSHLACAAGIAVLDVIESKNLIENTNKVSEYFFEAIKVIPEIIKVKGRGLMLGVEFDFDVSALRKKMIIEKYIFTGGANNKNLLRILPPLTITTAAIDAFIVALQESLAELKA
- a CDS encoding N-acetylornithine carbamoyltransferase; amino-acid sequence: MNFISIQNIDSLDKWVKQALKIKKNPLKNKKLGKNKTLGMLFFNSSLRTRLSTQKAAMNLGMNVIVMNFNSEGWTLEFQDGVVMDQGSSEHIKEAAAVVSQYCDIIAIRAFAGLVDKEKDNAETVISGFLKYASVPVVNMESATGHPMQSLADAITMAEHKTKHRAKVVLTWAPHPRALPQAVPNSFVEMMQKQENMDFVITHPEGYELNPEITKDSKIEYDQNKAFENADFIYAKNWSNYKEYGKITNSDPNWTVTAEKMALTNNAKFMHCLPVRRNVIVTDEVIDSENSVVIEQANNRTYSAQLVLQKILENGKK
- the argC gene encoding N-acetyl-gamma-glutamyl-phosphate reductase, which translates into the protein MIKVGIIGGSGYTAGELIRILMFHPNAKLDFVYSTTNAGKPLYVAHHDLMGDIEMNFTDVINPDVDVLFLCLGHGKSISFLENNKFSDNTKIIDLGNDFRLIKDKDFNGKSFVYGLPELNKADIKNANYIANPGCFATAIQLALLPLAADGLLTEDVHINATTGSTGAGVGLAATSHFSWRNNNLSHYKVFEHQHLGEINQSINQLQADYSDELIFIPNRGDFPRGIFATLYTKSEECLEDLVAKYEAFYADQPFVTVTTTNINMKQVVQTNKCIISLLKKGNRVLITSIIDNLLKGASGQAVQNMNLMFGLEETTGLHLKPSGF
- the argH gene encoding argininosuccinate lyase, coding for MKLWEKGIPTDKQIDLFTVGNDRELDLILAKHDVTGNIAQAKMLAKIGLITHQECEDLLGALAEIQEDIKAGNFTIEDSFEDVHSKVEYLLTQKVGDAGKKIHTARSRNDQVLVDMNLYLKEEVLQLKQQVKALFDLLMASAEKYQNVLLPGYTHLQIAMPSSFGMWFSAYAESLIDDMSMLNAALKVVDQNPLGSAAGYGSSFPIDRTFTTKEMGFSTLKYNSVAAQMSRGKSEKTVSFAMASVAGTLSKFAYDVCLYMSQNFDFIGLPANLTTGSSIMPHKKNPDVFELIRGKCNKIQSLPYELTLITNNLPSGYHRDLQLLKEGVFPAIQNLKACLDIAIFSIPDIKVKENILEDKKYDYLFTVDTLNEMVSAGIPFRDAYKEVALQIEAGNYKSPKATKHSHEGSINNLCLNEIKEKMNLAY
- the argB gene encoding acetylglutamate kinase, yielding MEKSKQSLSIIKIGGNIIDNPTELAHFLADFSKIEGNKILVHGGGKSATKMAQSIGLVPQMIDGRRITDKPMLDVVVMIYAGEINKNVVAQLQAHNTNAMGFSGADGNLIQSTKRDHPTIDYGFVGDVQKVNTPLLETLINSGIVPVFCAITHDKNGQLLNTNADTIASELAIAASEVFEVTLNYCFEKAGVLTDVEDENSVIRQINSALYSQLKEEGAIHSGMIPKLDNCFNSLSKGVQKIKIGHHRMLKNSEAICTSIEL
- a CDS encoding GxxExxY protein; amino-acid sequence: MELLHEELTNLIIKTFYEVYNELGYGFLEKVYQNSLYLELKNKGLKVEPQKRIPVFYKGTEVGEYFADLMVEDKIILELKAADYIVKEFENQILNYLRATDCEVGLLLNFGKKPEFKRKIFENDRK
- a CDS encoding glutamate-5-semialdehyde dehydrogenase is translated as MSTILSIEKRNAVLTTMAALLEQEREALKAINQQDLANYNGEDLAMEKRLLVDDAKVDGMILSVKQLAGQEDPVGQVRYEFTHENGMKISNKTAAFGTILIIYESRPDVTVEAGGIAFKSGNKILLKGGKESLLSNQKIVSLWHQALESNGVSTDWVEYLNYDRVQTQAFLEKPTQRVDLIVPRGGEKLIEFTKKHASCPVIVSGRGNNFVYVNADADLDKAMAIIINGKTSNISVCNALDKVLIDTNVPNWEGFANELVAKLKAYNVTILGDDAFAKATQVPAIENDLIWYEEFLDYKIVIGTIDSKQEAIAKINKYCGGHSASIITEDKAIAQEFMENIDASSVYHNASTRFTDGGQFGLGGELAISTDKLHQRGPIGLQHLVTNKWYIYGDGQVR
- a CDS encoding M20 family metallo-hydrolase, producing the protein MKNIETLIQEAIALLKSLIQTPSFSSEEEQTALLIENWFTQNNIPFERENNNVWAYNKHFDKSKPTLLLNSHHDTVRPNQGYTNDPFEAKVEDGKLFGLGSNDAGGCLVSLIATFTHFYANENLPYNIVVAATAEEESSGKNGLNSILKHLPELECAIVGEPTLMQLAVAEKGLLVLDVVVKGTASHAAHNNPDNPIYNAMPVIEWFKSYQFEKISEVLGPVKMTVTQVTAGKQHNVVPAECHLVVDIRVNDCYNNTEILDTVRANVNAEVTPRSMHLNASSIPVSHGLVQAGIALGRTTYGSPTLSDQSVLYCKSLKLGPGESLRSHSANEFIYVNEIEEGIELYIKILTDFFNNIK